CGTTGGACCTGAAGGTCTGGTATATGCAGTGGATTCGGATGAGAGGGCTGTCTGCGCTGTTGAAAATAAGGCAGCCAAGCATGGGTATAAGAATATTGAAGCTCGTGCTTCATCTGCCGCCGACCTCAGCTTCATCGAAGATGGCTCGGTAGATTTTGTCCTTGCCGATGGTTTGCTGTGTTCCATGGCGCCAACCGATCATGAATCGGCTGTCAGGGAAATAAGGCGCATTATGAAACCACGTGCTAAGGCGTTTCTGAAAGTCGCCAAGGGTTCCATGAGCTACGTGGGTAAGGCCGAATGGGAGATGATCCTTGCAGGATTCGACGTTGAGCAGCGGAATGACGGATCATTCTTAGATGATAG
This genomic interval from candidate division WOR-3 bacterium contains the following:
- a CDS encoding class I SAM-dependent methyltransferase, producing the protein MSSHKTKRDKRFPLFAHDNLLRRLFGKPEKYCSYVKQGQMVADLGCGPGYYTLALAKSVGPEGLVYAVDSDERAVCAVENKAAKHGYKNIEARASSAADLSFIEDGSVDFVLADGLLCSMAPTDHESAVREIRRIMKPRAKAFLKVAKGSMSYVGKAEWEMILAGFDVEQRNDGSFLDDRWAIVSKKTR